The following coding sequences lie in one Apium graveolens cultivar Ventura chromosome 1, ASM990537v1, whole genome shotgun sequence genomic window:
- the LOC141671662 gene encoding large ribosomal subunit protein uL22y — protein sequence MVKYSKEPDNPTKSCKAQGEGLRVHFKNTRETAHAIRKLPLIKAKRYLEDVLIHKQAIPFTRFCRGVGRTAQAKNRHSNGQGRWPAKSAKFILDLLKNAESNAEVKGLDIDSLYISHIQVNQAQKQRRRTYRAHGRINPYMSSPCHIELTLSEKEEPVKKEPETQLASSKSRKSQALRSGASS from the exons ATG GTGAAGTATTCCAAAGAGCCCGATAATCCCACTAAAT CCTGCAAGGCCCAGGGTGAAGGTCTTCGTGTTCATTTCAAG AATACAAGAGAAACAGCGCACGCCATAAGGAAGTTGCCACTCATTAAGGCTAAGAGGTATTTGGAGGATGTTCTGATTCACAAGCAGGCCATTCCTTTCACTCGGTTTTGTCGTGGTGTTGGTAGAACTGCTCAGGCAAAGAACAGGCACTCAAATGGACAGGGGCGCTGGCCTGCTAAATCTGCTAAGTTTATACTCGATCTACTTAAGAATGCCGAAAGCAATGCTGAG GTGAAAGGTTTGGATATCGATTCGCTGTACATATCCCACATTCAGGTGAACCAAGCTCAAAAGCAAAGGCGCAGGACATACCGTGCTCACGGAAGGATAAACC CATATATGTCTTCGCCATGCCATATTGAGTTGACCCTGTCTGAGAAGGAAGAACCTGTGAAAAAGGAG CCAGAGACTCAGTTGGCCAGTAGCAAGTCGAGGAAATCTCAAGCCTTACGCAGTGGTGCATCCTCTTGA